The window CAACGGTAGAAAGAGTAAACTCAATATTCCGATGCCCAATACGATACCAACAGACGCGCCGGGCATATGAAGAAACTTTAATATAATTCCTATACTTAAGAGGGATACGGAAACGATTCCGCTTACCATCATTGTCTTTTTCATTTCGTAATAGTTTTTGTACGTTAGCAGAGAGATGGTTTCCTCTTCTATTTCACGCAATTCCTTTTTGTAGAATTTCTTTACTGTGGTGGAATAGAAGTGTTCGAAGTCTCCGTTTTCTTCGAGATTTTCCTCGATGATACAGCAGATATGATCCAGGAGATTTGACTGCAGGTCCTCCAGCTCCACGCCATTACGTCTAATGTCGTCGAGTATGAACGTTATTTGCTGATCACTCAGAGTATACATTTATGCCAGATCGGTTTTAATGTCGAGCAGAAATTTCATGGTATTCATAAAGTCAGTGAACTCACTGATTTTTTCATTCGAGACCGTTTTACCCTGCGGACTCAATGAATAATATTTTCGTACACGCTTGCCGATATACTCCGTCTCGGTGGTGAGTATCCCTTCCGCTTCCAATGCATGCAAGGAGGGATACAGCGCACCTTCCGTCAATTGAATTTTACCTGCGGTGAGATCCTTTACGCGTTGTGTGATTTCATATCCGTACATGCGCTGATTGTCTTTCAGGAGTTTTAGTATGATGGTTTTTAATGTGCCTTTTATGAGTTCGGAAGAGTAGATCATGTCTTTTGAATAATTAACTAACGCAAATATACATTGGATTCTTATGTATTGTTCTGTTGGGTATTGTAGAAATTCATAATATTCTGATTTTCTGATCATTAATTTTTAATTTCAAACGGGTTGTACACCTTTTTATGAAGAAAACATAGAAATATCATGTATTTACCAGCAATAAAATAGACAAACCGGTTCCTGATGATAGATCCGGATATAGTATATCATCGGTCGTCATGATGCAAATCCACTATAATCGTGTGAAATCTATTTATACTTGAAGGCAAGCAGTTGAGAATGGGGGGCATTGCTTCTCTAACCTGTGAAGACAAAAAATATAATCCTGAAGCGGAGAGGTCAATGATCGTTTAAAGCAACGTTGCCTTGCCGGCATACAACGATTTGCCATATATGTATAACAAATCTGTACTACCCAAGTATTTCTTTGGT of the Bacteroidota bacterium genome contains:
- a CDS encoding helix-turn-helix transcriptional regulator yields the protein MYSSELIKGTLKTIILKLLKDNQRMYGYEITQRVKDLTAGKIQLTEGALYPSLHALEAEGILTTETEYIGKRVRKYYSLSPQGKTVSNEKISEFTDFMNTMKFLLDIKTDLA